From one Vicinamibacterales bacterium genomic stretch:
- a CDS encoding VWA domain-containing protein: MIRILGAVALLLSVPSSEWLGATQAPPPSAQAPAAQGGQKPATPQPGPTFRTGVNFVRVDVIASDKDGKPIPDLKQTDFEVTEDGKPQAIETFRFIEVTGNPAPGDPEPKEIRSDYDEESEAARDDVRLFALFLDDYHVRRGASMVVKPALTSFIQKQLSATDMVGVMFPLTPVSALLMTRSRDKLMEAVQHFEGRKFDYIPRNEFEEQYAMYPATIVEQVRNQVTLSALRSLVVHMGALREGRKAVILVSEGFSNILPPQLNDPIAGMPGIGNPNRGNPMADVDDRTSFFANLDIQQELREVYDAANRSNTTIYTLDPRGLAGSEFDINENVGQQTDRRFLQSTMDTLRVLAENTDGRAIVNRNDLEGGLKQVVKDSSAYYLLGYNSTRTAADGKYHEIKVRIRRPGVQVRARKGYWALTKEELAKSLAPPPPPIPSAVSKALGSMSESRRGRYIRTWLGTTRGENGKTRVTFVWEPLPSVPGVERTATTGLTLIASGVEGPYFRGDVPDSPRDGSPEAAPPPANDGAAGKPPTAEGKGTLPAVRGPARATFDADPGPLQIRYAVHGPKGETVDTDVREFKVPDLTTPQIALSTPSVLRAGNALEYRALVANPDSVPTAGREFRRTERLLIRFDAFAPGNETPVVTARVLNRVGNGMADLLVKAPEAAGKPYQVDLPLAGFAAGEYLVEVKAKGVEGEAKELVPLRITS; this comes from the coding sequence GTGATCCGAATTCTCGGCGCTGTCGCACTCCTGCTGTCCGTGCCGTCGTCTGAATGGCTCGGCGCCACGCAGGCGCCTCCGCCATCGGCACAGGCGCCGGCGGCCCAAGGTGGGCAGAAGCCGGCGACGCCGCAACCGGGGCCGACCTTCCGCACGGGCGTCAACTTCGTGCGGGTCGACGTGATCGCGAGCGACAAGGACGGCAAGCCGATCCCCGACCTCAAGCAGACCGACTTCGAGGTGACCGAGGATGGCAAGCCGCAGGCGATCGAGACGTTTCGCTTCATAGAAGTGACGGGCAACCCGGCTCCTGGCGACCCTGAGCCGAAGGAGATTCGCAGCGACTACGACGAGGAATCCGAGGCGGCCCGCGACGATGTGCGGCTGTTCGCGCTGTTCCTGGACGACTACCACGTGCGCCGCGGAGCGTCGATGGTCGTGAAGCCGGCGCTCACCTCGTTCATCCAGAAGCAGCTGTCCGCCACGGACATGGTGGGCGTGATGTTCCCGCTGACGCCCGTGAGCGCGTTGCTGATGACGCGCAGCCGCGACAAGCTGATGGAAGCGGTGCAGCATTTCGAAGGGCGCAAGTTCGACTACATTCCTCGCAACGAGTTCGAAGAGCAGTACGCGATGTACCCGGCAACCATCGTCGAACAGGTGCGGAACCAGGTGACCCTGTCAGCGCTTCGGTCGCTCGTTGTCCACATGGGGGCCCTCCGCGAAGGGCGCAAGGCCGTGATTCTGGTCAGCGAAGGGTTCAGCAACATCCTGCCGCCGCAGTTGAACGACCCGATTGCCGGCATGCCGGGCATCGGCAATCCAAACCGCGGTAATCCGATGGCTGACGTGGACGACCGGACGTCCTTCTTCGCGAATCTCGACATCCAGCAGGAACTGCGCGAGGTGTACGACGCGGCCAACCGGAGCAACACGACCATCTACACGCTCGATCCGCGCGGCCTGGCCGGATCCGAGTTCGACATCAACGAGAACGTCGGACAGCAGACGGACCGGCGCTTCCTCCAGTCGACGATGGACACACTGCGTGTGCTCGCCGAGAACACCGACGGCCGCGCGATCGTGAACCGGAACGATCTCGAAGGCGGGCTGAAACAGGTCGTCAAGGACTCGAGCGCCTATTACCTGCTCGGTTACAACTCGACGCGAACCGCTGCCGACGGGAAGTACCATGAGATCAAGGTGCGCATCCGGCGGCCGGGCGTCCAGGTGCGCGCGCGCAAGGGGTACTGGGCGCTCACGAAGGAGGAACTCGCCAAGTCGTTGGCGCCGCCGCCGCCGCCCATCCCCAGCGCGGTGAGCAAGGCACTGGGCTCGATGTCCGAATCGAGGCGCGGCCGCTACATCCGCACCTGGCTGGGGACGACGCGAGGCGAGAACGGGAAGACGAGGGTGACGTTCGTCTGGGAGCCGCTTCCGTCCGTGCCGGGTGTCGAGCGCACGGCAACGACTGGTCTCACGCTGATCGCGTCGGGTGTCGAGGGCCCGTACTTCAGGGGGGACGTGCCGGACTCCCCGCGCGACGGGTCGCCCGAAGCCGCCCCGCCTCCCGCCAACGACGGCGCGGCGGGTAAGCCGCCCACGGCAGAGGGCAAGGGGACGCTCCCCGCCGTCCGCGGGCCGGCGCGTGCGACCTTCGACGCCGATCCGGGGCCGCTCCAGATTCGCTATGCGGTCCACGGCCCGAAGGGTGAGACGGTGGACACGGATGTTCGCGAGTTCAAGGTGCCGGACCTGACCACGCCGCAGATCGCGCTCAGCACGCCGTCGGTCCTCCGTGCCGGCAACGCGCTGGAGTACCGGGCGCTCGTGGCGAACCCCGACTCGGTCCCGACCGCCGGTCGCGAGTTCCGGCGCACGGAGCGACTGTTGATCCGGTTCGATGCATTCGCGCCGGGCAACGAAACGCCGGTTGTGACCGCGCGCGTGCTGAACCGCGTCGGCAACGGGATGGCCGATCTACTGGTGAAGGCCCCGGAGGCTGCGGGGAAGCCGTATCAGGTGGACTTGCCGCTCGCGGGATTTGCCGCCGGCGAGTACCTCGTCGAAGTGAAGGCCAAAGGCGTCGAGGGCGAGGCGAAGGAACTGGTGCCGTTGCGGATTACGTCGTAG
- a CDS encoding PEP/pyruvate-binding domain-containing protein, producing MAEIAPETGALAFGRFRGFQDLAQHRIENILLVSSVYDSFILAEDGQLGEVILGEFLDLSFRHSPGITRVSSGVEALELAAAGRFNLIISSMHVGDMDALTLARRVRAAGLDIPVVLLAYDSRELSLFLARHDARDLERVYLWQGDTTILLAIVKDIEDRRNVARDAALMGVQVIIVIEDNVRYYSSFLPVIYAELMHQSQQLAPEGVNLSHRLMRIQARPKILLCGTFEEAWDAFSRYQENVLGVISDIEFPMNGAVSPEAGAEFARQVRAVHPDVPVMLQSSIPENRLVAESVGAAFVLKDSPVLLHELRQFMVENFGFGDFVFRLPDGDEVGRATDLRSLEELLHTVPGESIAYHSERNHFSKWLKARTEFAVAHHMRPRKVSDFPDDEALRRDLIDSIERYREQRERSVIADFDRHTFDRRSRFTRIGGGSLGGKARGLAFVNMLLDQYAVRDSFPDARVTVPPSVVVATDVFDRFLDENGLRGFAIGCDDDDEVLSRFLDAPLPDDIVVNLDAFLDLIRYPLAVRSSSLLEDSQYQPFAGIYSTFMLANDDADPRVRLGQLQDAIRRVFASTFSQHAKRYLSATPYRLEEEKMAVILQKLVGTPHGPRFYPDFAGVARSHNFYPVPPLGAADGVAAVALGLGMTVVDGEACLRFCPRYPHHLLQFSSVKLALRNSQRQFYALQLGEPGEGDGPRGGELTRFGLDIAEADGTLAMLASTYSSENDAIYDGTSRPGVRLISFAPILKHGFFPLPEILTRMLEIGEAGTSSAVEVEFAVTFPLRPGEPAEFAFLQLRPLALSREAAELAITDEDRAAAICHSRSVMGNGRLDTIRDIVVVDFHRFERERSQDVAFDVARFNRQLLADNVPYVLVGVGRWGSSEPFLGIPVAWDQIAGARAIVEAGFRDFTVTPSQGTHFFQNLTSSNVGYFTVNPDAGDGFVDWDWLAAQPAVAEASCVRHLRFGTPLVVKMNGKTNEGAILKPA from the coding sequence ATGGCCGAAATCGCACCAGAGACCGGCGCGCTCGCCTTCGGCCGTTTTCGCGGCTTCCAGGATCTCGCCCAGCATCGCATCGAGAACATCCTGCTCGTCAGCAGCGTGTACGACTCGTTCATCCTCGCGGAGGACGGACAGCTCGGCGAGGTGATTCTCGGAGAGTTTCTCGACCTGAGCTTCCGTCACAGCCCGGGGATCACGCGCGTGTCGTCAGGCGTCGAGGCGCTGGAACTCGCGGCCGCCGGCCGCTTCAACCTGATCATCTCGTCCATGCACGTCGGTGACATGGACGCGCTCACGCTGGCGCGGCGCGTGCGGGCGGCCGGGCTCGACATTCCGGTCGTGCTGCTCGCCTACGACAGCCGCGAGCTGTCGCTCTTCCTTGCGCGCCACGACGCCCGCGACCTCGAGCGCGTCTACCTCTGGCAGGGCGACACGACGATACTGCTCGCCATCGTCAAGGACATCGAGGACCGCCGCAACGTCGCGCGCGACGCCGCCCTGATGGGCGTGCAGGTGATCATCGTCATCGAGGACAACGTCCGGTACTACTCGTCGTTCCTGCCGGTGATCTACGCGGAACTGATGCACCAGTCGCAGCAACTCGCGCCGGAGGGCGTGAACCTCTCGCATCGGCTGATGCGAATCCAGGCGAGGCCGAAGATCCTCCTCTGCGGGACGTTCGAGGAGGCATGGGATGCGTTCTCCCGGTACCAGGAAAACGTGCTCGGCGTCATCTCCGACATCGAATTCCCGATGAACGGTGCGGTGTCGCCCGAGGCCGGCGCCGAATTCGCGCGCCAGGTGCGCGCCGTGCATCCCGACGTGCCGGTCATGCTCCAGTCCAGCATTCCGGAGAACAGGCTGGTCGCCGAGTCGGTGGGTGCGGCGTTCGTCCTCAAGGATTCGCCGGTGCTGCTCCACGAGTTGCGCCAGTTCATGGTGGAGAACTTCGGGTTCGGCGACTTCGTCTTTCGGCTGCCGGACGGCGACGAGGTGGGCCGCGCGACCGATCTGCGGTCGCTGGAGGAGCTGCTCCACACGGTGCCAGGGGAGAGCATCGCCTACCACTCCGAGCGCAACCACTTCTCGAAATGGCTGAAGGCGCGCACCGAGTTCGCCGTCGCGCACCACATGCGCCCGCGCAAGGTGTCCGATTTTCCCGACGATGAAGCGCTGCGCCGCGATTTGATCGACTCGATCGAGCGGTACCGCGAACAGCGGGAGCGCTCCGTGATTGCCGACTTCGATCGCCATACCTTCGACCGTCGAAGCCGGTTCACGCGGATCGGCGGCGGCTCGCTCGGCGGGAAGGCTCGCGGCCTGGCGTTCGTGAACATGCTGCTCGATCAATACGCCGTCCGCGACAGCTTCCCCGACGCGCGGGTGACCGTGCCCCCCTCGGTCGTGGTCGCGACCGACGTCTTCGATCGGTTCCTCGACGAGAACGGGCTGCGCGGCTTCGCGATCGGCTGCGACGACGATGATGAAGTTCTGAGCCGGTTCCTGGATGCGCCGCTGCCCGATGACATCGTCGTGAATCTCGACGCGTTCCTCGATCTGATCCGGTACCCGCTGGCCGTGCGTTCGTCGAGTCTGCTGGAGGATTCGCAGTACCAGCCCTTTGCCGGGATCTACTCGACATTCATGCTGGCCAACGACGATGCGGATCCGCGGGTGAGGCTCGGACAGCTCCAGGACGCGATTCGGCGCGTGTTTGCGTCCACCTTCTCGCAGCACGCGAAGCGGTACCTGAGTGCGACACCGTACAGGCTCGAGGAAGAGAAGATGGCGGTGATCCTGCAGAAGCTCGTGGGCACCCCGCACGGCCCGCGCTTCTATCCGGACTTCGCCGGCGTGGCCCGGTCGCACAACTTCTACCCGGTGCCCCCGCTCGGGGCGGCCGACGGCGTGGCCGCCGTGGCGCTCGGCCTCGGGATGACGGTGGTGGACGGAGAAGCCTGCCTGCGGTTCTGTCCGCGCTACCCGCACCACCTCCTGCAGTTCTCGTCGGTCAAGCTGGCGCTCAGGAATTCCCAGCGGCAGTTCTACGCGCTCCAGCTCGGCGAACCCGGGGAGGGCGATGGGCCGCGCGGCGGCGAGCTCACACGCTTCGGGCTCGACATCGCCGAAGCCGACGGCACGCTGGCGATGCTCGCCTCGACCTACTCGAGCGAGAATGACGCCATCTACGACGGCACCTCGCGTCCGGGCGTTCGACTCATCAGCTTCGCGCCGATCCTCAAGCACGGGTTCTTCCCGCTCCCGGAAATCCTGACGCGCATGCTGGAGATCGGTGAGGCGGGCACCAGCTCGGCCGTCGAGGTCGAATTCGCGGTGACCTTCCCGCTGAGACCCGGTGAGCCCGCGGAATTCGCGTTCCTCCAACTTCGGCCGCTGGCCTTGTCGCGCGAGGCAGCGGAACTGGCCATAACCGACGAGGACCGCGCCGCGGCCATCTGTCACAGTCGGTCGGTGATGGGCAATGGTCGGCTCGATACCATCCGGGATATTGTCGTCGTCGACTTCCATCGGTTCGAACGCGAGCGCAGTCAGGACGTGGCGTTCGATGTCGCGCGGTTCAACCGCCAGTTGCTGGCGGACAACGTGCCGTACGTGCTGGTCGGTGTCGGACGATGGGGATCGAGCGAGCCGTTCCTGGGGATTCCCGTGGCCTGGGATCAAATCGCCGGCGCGCGTGCCATCGTCGAGGCCGGCTTCCGCGACTTCACCGTCACGCCGTCTCAGGGCACGCACTTCTTCCAGAACCTCACCTCGTCGAACGTGGGGTACTTCACGGTGAACCCGGATGCCGGTGACGGATTCGTGGACTGGGATTGGCTGGCAGCGCAGCCGGCGGTTGCCGAGGCGTCGTGCGTCCGTCACCTCCGCTTCGGGACGCCACTGGTCGTGAAGATGAACGGCAAGACGAACGAAGGCGCCATTCTGAAGCCGGCGTAG
- a CDS encoding acyl-CoA dehydrogenase produces the protein MDQESLQSGVPLTVLAEDEQLFRDSVLEFAQQRIRPLVREMDEHAKVGRPLVDDLFALGVMGIEIPESFGGAGARFFHAVLAVEALSQVDPSIGVLVDVHNTLVINALMRWGTDDVKRRFLPALASRTVGAYALSEAGSGSDAFAMATRAVESGDGFRLNGQKLWITNGNEADLFIVFANVKPDAGYRGITAFLVERGCPGFTVGKKEDKLGIRASSTCELLFEDCIVPGQNVLGEVGKGYKVAIETLNEGRIGIGAQMIGLTQGALDHAVAYTKERRQFGKAIADFQAVQFQLAQAATELEAARLLVYNAARLRDCGRPFLNEAAMCKLFSSQVAERVTSLAVQLYGGYGYVKDYPVEKLFRDAKIGQIYEGTSNMQLQTLAKQLLG, from the coding sequence ATGGACCAGGAATCGCTCCAGAGCGGCGTTCCCCTCACCGTTCTCGCCGAGGACGAGCAACTCTTCCGTGACAGCGTGCTCGAGTTCGCGCAGCAGCGCATCCGGCCCCTCGTCCGCGAGATGGACGAACATGCCAAGGTTGGTCGGCCGCTCGTCGATGACCTGTTCGCGCTCGGGGTGATGGGCATCGAGATCCCCGAGAGCTTCGGCGGCGCCGGCGCGCGCTTCTTTCACGCGGTGCTCGCCGTGGAAGCGCTGTCACAGGTCGACCCCTCCATCGGCGTTCTCGTGGACGTTCACAACACGCTCGTCATCAACGCATTGATGCGCTGGGGCACCGACGACGTGAAGCGGCGGTTCCTGCCGGCGCTCGCCAGCCGCACGGTGGGTGCCTACGCGCTCTCCGAGGCCGGATCGGGCAGCGATGCGTTCGCGATGGCGACGCGGGCCGTCGAAAGCGGCGACGGCTTCCGCCTGAACGGTCAGAAACTCTGGATCACCAACGGCAATGAAGCCGACCTGTTCATCGTCTTCGCCAACGTGAAGCCCGACGCCGGCTATCGCGGAATCACGGCGTTCCTCGTCGAACGCGGCTGCCCCGGCTTCACGGTCGGCAAGAAGGAGGACAAGCTCGGCATTCGCGCGAGCAGCACGTGCGAGCTGCTCTTCGAGGACTGCATCGTCCCTGGGCAGAACGTGCTCGGTGAGGTCGGCAAGGGCTACAAGGTCGCCATCGAGACGCTGAACGAAGGCCGCATCGGCATCGGCGCCCAGATGATTGGCCTGACGCAAGGGGCCCTCGATCACGCGGTCGCGTACACGAAGGAGCGAAGGCAGTTCGGCAAGGCCATCGCCGATTTCCAGGCCGTGCAGTTCCAGCTGGCCCAGGCGGCGACCGAACTCGAGGCCGCGCGGCTGCTCGTGTACAACGCGGCGCGCCTCCGCGATTGCGGCCGGCCGTTCCTGAACGAGGCGGCGATGTGCAAGCTGTTCTCGTCGCAGGTTGCCGAACGAGTCACGTCGCTGGCTGTCCAGCTCTACGGCGGGTACGGTTACGTCAAGGACTACCCCGTCGAGAAGCTGTTCCGCGACGCGAAGATCGGCCAGATCTACGAAGGCACATCGAACATGCAGTTGCAGACGCTTGCCAAGCAGCTGCTGGGATGA
- a CDS encoding DUF6335 family protein, whose protein sequence is MAKRKVATRPGRAAAGRKPSKRAGQVRSSGTEKSTSAAVPKATRMAAQPTLPSSLDFDRRPSAARSGRAELAERFREHHETDPSMTGGDVDADWPSAYSVGDEAPGGDNPTPDQAVVEDMGRALGVAYADEEELQAADKIEDRDRHRWELDPASAEDYPERIKGRKTRKSTTC, encoded by the coding sequence ATGGCCAAGCGCAAGGTCGCGACGCGACCCGGCCGCGCGGCGGCCGGCAGGAAACCCTCGAAACGTGCGGGGCAAGTCCGGAGCAGCGGTACCGAGAAGTCCACTTCAGCGGCCGTGCCCAAGGCCACCCGGATGGCGGCACAGCCAACCCTGCCTTCATCGCTCGACTTCGACCGGCGCCCCTCGGCGGCCAGGAGCGGCCGCGCCGAGCTGGCTGAGCGGTTCCGCGAGCACCACGAGACCGATCCCAGCATGACCGGGGGCGACGTCGACGCCGACTGGCCTTCGGCCTACAGCGTGGGCGACGAGGCACCCGGCGGCGACAACCCGACGCCGGACCAGGCCGTCGTCGAGGACATGGGGCGGGCGCTGGGCGTGGCCTACGCGGACGAGGAAGAACTCCAGGCGGCCGACAAGATCGAGGATCGCGACCGGCACCGCTGGGAACTCGACCCGGCCTCCGCGGAGGATTACCCGGAACGGATCAAAGGCAGGAAGACCAGGAAGTCGACTACCTGTTGA
- a CDS encoding HIT domain-containing protein — MSFERLWSPWRLAYVSGSGESDGCVFCDAQVQEDAAPLVLFRGATCFVILNLFPYNNGHLMVVPNRHIATLATATPDELSEMIRLTRCAEMALTEAYHPQGLNVGMNLGRPAGAGVADHMHIHVVPRWAGDTNFMSVVGNVRVVPEELEATGNRLRPLFETLVRTA, encoded by the coding sequence ATGTCCTTCGAGCGATTGTGGTCCCCCTGGCGGCTCGCCTACGTCAGCGGCAGCGGCGAGTCGGATGGGTGCGTCTTCTGCGACGCGCAGGTGCAGGAAGACGCGGCGCCCCTCGTGCTCTTCCGTGGCGCGACCTGCTTTGTCATCCTCAATCTGTTCCCTTACAACAACGGCCATTTGATGGTCGTGCCCAACCGCCACATCGCGACGCTCGCCACGGCGACGCCCGACGAACTCTCCGAGATGATTCGGCTGACGCGGTGCGCCGAGATGGCGCTGACCGAGGCCTACCATCCGCAGGGTCTGAACGTCGGGATGAATCTGGGGCGGCCGGCCGGCGCGGGCGTGGCGGACCACATGCACATCCACGTCGTGCCGCGCTGGGCGGGCGACACGAACTTCATGTCCGTCGTGGGAAACGTGCGCGTCGTGCCAGAGGAACTCGAGGCCACCGGGAACCGCCTCCGGCCGCTCTTCGAAACCCTGGTCCGGACGGCCTAG
- a CDS encoding metalloregulator ArsR/SmtB family transcription factor, translating into MTSSFDVFQAISSPIRRALLDKLSSREQTVRSLAAPFEMTLPAISQQLQILRRAGLVSARRAGRWRVYRLNAEPLREIGRWLENYDRFWTARLKALGEDLKRYEQREERWR; encoded by the coding sequence ATGACTTCGTCTTTCGACGTCTTCCAGGCGATTTCCAGCCCGATTCGTCGGGCTCTGCTCGATAAACTCAGTAGTCGCGAACAGACCGTTCGGAGCCTGGCGGCCCCGTTCGAGATGACGCTGCCGGCCATCTCCCAGCAGCTTCAAATCCTCCGGCGCGCGGGCCTCGTGAGCGCCCGCCGCGCCGGTCGCTGGCGCGTCTACCGCCTGAACGCCGAACCCCTCCGCGAGATCGGTCGGTGGCTTGAAAACTACGACCGCTTCTGGACAGCGCGGCTGAAGGCTCTCGGCGAAGACCTCAAGCGCTACGAACAGCGGGAAGAGCGCTGGCGGTAG
- the gdhA gene encoding NADP-specific glutamate dehydrogenase: MVVAKEGEHKLSGYTKDVLAEVKAKNPAEPEFHQAVTEVLESLDLALQRRPEYRKAKIVERIVEPERVLMFRVPWLDDQGNVQVNRGFRIEMNSAIGPYKGGLRLHPSVNLGILKFLAFEQVFKNSLTTLPMGGGKGGSDFDPKGKSDNEVMKFCQSFMTELFRHIGPNTDVPAGDIGVGGREIGFLFGQYKRLRNEFTGVLTGKGLNWGGSLIRPEATGYGAVYFAAEMLKTRGETLEGKTCLVSGSGNVAQYAVQKITQLGGRAVTLSDSGGYIYDEQGIDAEKLAFAMELKNVRRGRIKEYADKFKGVVYTPVDPKLDYNPLWNHTAHCAFPSATQNEINGKDAMHLISNGVYVVAEGANMPTNLDGVNAFLQAKILYGPGKAANAGGVATSGLEMSQNSLRLSWTREEVDQRLHGIMIAIHKAAYETAKEFNCPGNYVNGANIAGFLKVADAMMDQGLV; this comes from the coding sequence ATGGTGGTCGCGAAAGAAGGGGAACACAAGCTGTCCGGTTACACCAAGGATGTTCTGGCTGAAGTCAAAGCGAAGAACCCGGCAGAGCCTGAGTTCCACCAGGCGGTGACCGAGGTTCTGGAATCGCTCGACCTCGCGCTGCAGCGTCGGCCGGAGTACCGGAAAGCGAAGATCGTCGAACGGATTGTGGAGCCCGAGCGGGTCCTCATGTTCCGGGTGCCCTGGCTGGACGATCAGGGGAACGTGCAGGTGAACCGTGGCTTCCGCATCGAGATGAATAGCGCGATCGGCCCCTACAAGGGCGGTCTCCGTCTCCACCCCTCGGTCAACCTCGGCATCCTCAAGTTCCTCGCCTTCGAACAGGTCTTCAAGAACTCGCTGACCACGCTGCCCATGGGCGGCGGCAAGGGCGGGTCGGACTTCGACCCGAAGGGAAAGAGCGACAACGAAGTGATGAAGTTCTGCCAGAGCTTCATGACCGAGCTGTTCCGCCACATCGGTCCGAACACGGACGTACCCGCCGGCGACATCGGCGTGGGCGGCCGGGAGATCGGCTTCCTGTTCGGCCAGTACAAGAGACTGCGCAACGAGTTCACGGGCGTCCTGACGGGCAAGGGCCTGAACTGGGGCGGCTCGCTGATTCGTCCGGAAGCGACTGGCTACGGCGCCGTCTACTTCGCCGCCGAGATGCTGAAGACTCGTGGCGAGACGCTCGAAGGGAAGACCTGCCTGGTGTCCGGCAGCGGCAACGTCGCCCAGTACGCCGTCCAGAAGATCACCCAGCTCGGTGGCCGGGCGGTCACCTTGTCGGATTCGGGCGGCTACATCTACGACGAGCAGGGCATCGACGCCGAGAAGCTGGCGTTTGCGATGGAGCTCAAGAACGTTCGCCGTGGCCGCATCAAGGAGTACGCCGACAAGTTCAAGGGCGTCGTCTACACGCCCGTCGACCCGAAGCTCGACTACAACCCGCTCTGGAACCACACGGCGCACTGCGCGTTCCCGAGCGCCACGCAGAACGAGATCAACGGCAAGGATGCCATGCACCTCATCAGCAACGGCGTCTACGTCGTTGCCGAGGGCGCGAACATGCCGACGAACCTCGACGGCGTGAACGCGTTCCTGCAGGCCAAGATCCTCTACGGGCCTGGCAAGGCGGCGAACGCAGGCGGCGTGGCGACCTCCGGTCTCGAGATGTCGCAGAACAGCCTGCGCCTCAGCTGGACTCGTGAAGAGGTGGATCAGCGGCTCCACGGGATCATGATTGCGATCCACAAGGCCGCCTACGAGACCGCGAAGGAGTTCAACTGCCCGGGCAATTACGTGAACGGCGCCAACATCGCGGGCTTCCTCAAGGTGGCCGATGCGATGATGGACCAGGGGTTGGTCTAG
- a CDS encoding 30S ribosomal protein S1: protein MANANTANGTKLGTQSTTDPEAQHKGGEPTPAAGTPTEPGDQLDTDSAEYAQLLDFYDSSFRNIAEGEVVKGTVLKVTDSEVIVDVGYKSEGIIGVQEFFDENGQVTVQPGDIVDVLLERTEDRDGYVVLSREKAEKMKIWDDVEKAFADKKVVIGRVIERIKGGLAVDIGVRAFLPGSQVDVRPVRNLDALRGQELRMRVIKVNKKRGNIVLSRKVLLEEENAEKKKHTLETLAEGKVLRGVVKNITDYGAFIDLGGIDGLLHITDMSWGRVGHPSELFKVNDEIDVIVLKYDPATERVSLGYKQLSADPWSAVAERYPVGGRVAGKVVSLTDYGAFIELEPGVEGLIHVSEMSWSKRVKHPSKILNVGDTVEALVLGLDPQARRISLGLKQIGSNPWQELADRYPVGSRIVGKVRNLTEFGAFVEVEEDIDGLIHISDMSWSKRVKHPSEVLKKGDKVEAVVLNIDAENQRLSLGLKQLATDIWDEFFTRHQVGDTVEGKVVRLTNFGAFVELAEGIEGLIHISEFDDTQGGEKIELQVEQNYPMKIIKLSPGERKIGLSLRALRMDQERADWQNYTDGGSVGATIAEHLKNVE, encoded by the coding sequence ATGGCGAACGCCAACACCGCCAACGGCACGAAACTGGGTACCCAGAGTACGACCGACCCTGAGGCCCAGCACAAAGGAGGTGAGCCGACACCGGCCGCCGGGACACCCACGGAGCCCGGAGACCAGCTCGACACCGACTCTGCGGAATACGCCCAGCTTCTTGACTTCTACGATAGCAGCTTCCGCAACATCGCGGAAGGTGAAGTGGTCAAGGGGACGGTGCTGAAGGTCACCGATTCCGAGGTCATCGTTGACGTCGGGTACAAGTCGGAAGGCATCATCGGCGTGCAGGAATTCTTCGACGAGAACGGTCAGGTGACCGTTCAGCCCGGCGACATCGTCGATGTCCTGCTCGAGCGGACCGAGGACCGCGACGGATACGTCGTCCTCTCCCGCGAAAAAGCGGAGAAGATGAAGATCTGGGACGACGTGGAGAAGGCCTTCGCGGACAAGAAGGTCGTGATCGGCCGCGTCATCGAACGGATCAAGGGCGGTCTGGCGGTGGACATCGGCGTGCGGGCGTTCCTGCCCGGCTCGCAGGTGGACGTCCGGCCGGTGCGGAACCTGGACGCGCTGCGCGGTCAGGAACTCCGGATGCGCGTCATCAAGGTCAACAAGAAGCGCGGGAACATCGTGCTCTCCCGCAAGGTCCTCCTCGAGGAGGAGAACGCCGAGAAGAAGAAGCACACGCTCGAGACGCTGGCCGAGGGCAAGGTGCTGCGCGGCGTGGTGAAGAACATCACCGACTACGGCGCCTTCATCGACCTGGGCGGCATCGACGGCCTGCTGCACATCACCGACATGTCGTGGGGCCGCGTCGGACACCCGTCCGAACTGTTCAAGGTCAACGACGAGATCGACGTGATCGTCCTGAAGTACGACCCGGCGACCGAGCGCGTCTCGCTCGGGTACAAGCAGCTCTCGGCAGACCCCTGGTCGGCCGTGGCGGAGCGGTATCCGGTCGGCGGCCGCGTCGCGGGCAAGGTCGTGAGCCTGACCGACTACGGTGCCTTCATCGAGCTCGAACCAGGCGTCGAGGGGCTCATCCACGTCTCCGAGATGTCGTGGAGCAAGCGGGTCAAGCACCCGTCGAAGATCCTCAACGTCGGCGACACGGTCGAAGCACTGGTGCTCGGCCTCGATCCGCAGGCCCGGCGCATCTCGCTCGGCCTCAAGCAGATCGGGTCCAACCCGTGGCAGGAGCTCGCGGACCGGTACCCGGTGGGTTCGCGCATCGTCGGCAAGGTGCGCAACCTGACGGAGTTCGGCGCGTTCGTCGAGGTCGAAGAGGACATCGACGGCCTGATCCACATCTCCGACATGTCGTGGAGCAAGCGCGTCAAGCACCCCTCCGAGGTGCTGAAGAAGGGCGACAAGGTCGAGGCCGTCGTCCTGAATATCGACGCGGAGAATCAGCGCCTGTCACTCGGGCTCAAGCAACTCGCCACCGATATCTGGGACGAGTTCTTCACTCGGCACCAGGTCGGTGACACGGTCGAAGGCAAGGTCGTACGGCTGACCAACTTCGGCGCCTTCGTGGAACTGGCCGAGGGGATCGAGGGGCTGATCCACATATCGGAGTTCGATGACACGCAGGGCGGCGAGAAGATCGAACTGCAGGTCGAGCAGAACTATCCGATGAAGATCATCAAGCTCAGTCCCGGCGAACGAAAGATCGGGCTCAGTCTCCGGGCGCTCCGGATGGACCAGGAACGGGCCGATTGGCAGAACTACACGGATGGTGGCAGTGTCGGTGCGACGATTGCGGAACATCTGAAGAACGTGGAGTAG